In Desulfofustis limnaeus, the genomic stretch ACGTTCCGGGCTCTCCGGAACCTCCGGCCTGGAACATCTGCACAACCTCACCAGCTCCCGCCCCGAGTTTCGCGAAGATCATGAACTCATCCAGCCACTCCGGCGCGGCTCGGGCCTCATTTACGTGGTCGACGGCTCGCGCCCGCCCCGTCAAGTGGACCGGGCCGAAATGGAACTGCTCCGGCGTCTTGGCCGCCCCCGCATGGCAGTGCTCAATTGCAAACGTGACGAAGAGCGCTTCCTGCCCGACTGGAAAGAACAATTGACCCAGCACTTCAACTCCTGGCGGCTGTTCAACGCCCATCGCGCCACGTATGCCGAACGGATCGACCTGTTGACCGCGCTCACCTCCATCGACCAGGATTGGCAGCCGGTCTTGAACGCGGTTATCAGCGCCTTCGAGCACGATTGGCAGCGCCGGGTCAAAACCAGTGCTGACATCATCTGCACCCTGTTGACCGATGTGTTGACGCTGAAACTTTACCAGGACTGCCGCCCCGGTGACGATGAGGGCCGGTTGCGCGATCGCTTGTTCACCCGTTACAGCCGGTCCGTTATCGAGATGGAGCAAACGGCCCAGCAACAGCTGCGCCCCCTGTTCAAACACAATATTTTCACCATCCGGCTCCCCCCCCACTCGCTGCTGCACGAGGATCTCTTCAGCGAGCGGACCTGGCAGCTCCTCGGCCTCAGCAAAAAACAGATGCTGCTGCTCGGCTCGCTCGGCGGCGCTGCCGTTGGCGCCGGGGTGGACGTGGCAGCCCTGGGACACGGCCTTGGCCTGTTCACCGTGCTCGGTGGCGCTGCGGGCATGATCACCGCTCTGGCCGGCCGCCGTCACCTGAAGGCGGACGCCTCGCTGCTTGGCCTGCGCCTGGCCGGTTCCCGGTTGCAGATCGGGCCGGCCCAATCCATTTCCCTGCTGTTCGTCCTGGTGAACCGGCAACTCTTGTTTTTCCGACACATCATCAACTGGGCCCATGGACGCCGGGACTATCCCGAACAAAACACCATCGATCTCCCTACCGCCGATGCCTTCACCCGCTCTTGGAGCAGCACCGATCTGCGCGTCTGCCAGGCCTTTTTCCAATCGCTGCATCGCTCCTCCGCCGCCGGTGACCTGGTATCCGTCGAACCGATGCAGGGGCTACTCGAAAAAACCCTGATGCAGATCAGCCACGAGCGTGGGTAGTACCGCGGAAAAAAGATGTCATTTCCGCAGATATCGGCTATAGATCGGCAACTTACTACCTGACAGCGAAAAAACGCCCCCCGGCAGGGACATCGGACGATCAACCCCTTGCCCCGCCGGACAGATTCCAGAACAGCCAGTCCCATAAGCATGACGAGACATTACCCCCTGGTGTTGAAAGGTATCGGTTTTGTGCTGCTTTTCTTCTTTCTCAAGGCCTTTCTCTCCACTATTGCACTGTCGAGCTTCCACAAGGTGATTGTCGATGCGGAGTTGGAGCATGATGACGCCATCGAGGTTTTTTTCGCAACCGGCCTCGCTGCCAGCACCTTCAAAGGAGACTTCCGCAAGAGCACCCGCTTTGAACAAAAGAAGAGAGCGGCACTCACCATCAGTCTGGGAGACAATGTGGCCCGGAAGGTACGCATCGATACCGGCCAGCAACCTGGGGCCACCAAACTCTTCTCGCTCTCCTTCGTCAGCCACTACGGACCGGATATTGTCTTTACCCCGCAAGACATCTACCAGCGTTTTCGACCCAACGAAGGGGTCGAGACCTACGTCCTGCGCCCGGATCACGTGCTGGTCGTCTCCCGAACCAATGACCCCTTTCTGGTGCTGCACGGCGATCTCGTGGTCGACAATCCGTTTCTTAAAACCGTTTTGCCGGCGATCATCGCCGCTCTGCTGGTGGTCATCGCCGGACGCCTTTCTCTGAAAACCTTACCCGCCTGGACCGACGTGGCCACCAAGGTCTCTTCCACCGGGGTCAATTTCGGCTCCCTGGACGGCATCCGCGGTCTTGCCGCGCTTCTGGTCCTGGCTCAACATACCGGAGTGGTACGCGGCAGCGGTATGTTTGCCGTGTGGCTCTTTTTTGCCCTCAGCGGTTTCCTGTTGTCCACTCCCTTCGTTCGTCAGCCGGAACGGGCCCTGTCTTACCCCTACATGGCGCACTATCTTCTGCGACGTTTCAAACGCATTGTGCCCATGTATTTTACGATGATCACCATCACCATTTTATTTCTCGGTAAATTCGACGTCGCCTTCCGGCATTATCTGTTTCTCCAGGCCAACGGCCATTATTGGACGGTCGCCCAGGAGATGTTCTTCTATCTGATCCTGCCGGCAGTCATGATCACCAGCACCCTGCTCTTCCGGAACCGTCGACTGCCGGCGCTGCTCTTCTTTG encodes the following:
- a CDS encoding GTPase/DUF3482 domain-containing protein: MIPEIAIIGHPNEGKSSVLSTLAEDDSVVISPLPGETTRCRTFPIVIDNREILRFTDTPGFQNPVRLLAELKRSGLSGTSGLEHLHNLTSSRPEFREDHELIQPLRRGSGLIYVVDGSRPPRQVDRAEMELLRRLGRPRMAVLNCKRDEERFLPDWKEQLTQHFNSWRLFNAHRATYAERIDLLTALTSIDQDWQPVLNAVISAFEHDWQRRVKTSADIICTLLTDVLTLKLYQDCRPGDDEGRLRDRLFTRYSRSVIEMEQTAQQQLRPLFKHNIFTIRLPPHSLLHEDLFSERTWQLLGLSKKQMLLLGSLGGAAVGAGVDVAALGHGLGLFTVLGGAAGMITALAGRRHLKADASLLGLRLAGSRLQIGPAQSISLLFVLVNRQLLFFRHIINWAHGRRDYPEQNTIDLPTADAFTRSWSSTDLRVCQAFFQSLHRSSAAGDLVSVEPMQGLLEKTLMQISHERG
- a CDS encoding acyltransferase family protein; translation: MTRHYPLVLKGIGFVLLFFFLKAFLSTIALSSFHKVIVDAELEHDDAIEVFFATGLAASTFKGDFRKSTRFEQKKRAALTISLGDNVARKVRIDTGQQPGATKLFSLSFVSHYGPDIVFTPQDIYQRFRPNEGVETYVLRPDHVLVVSRTNDPFLVLHGDLVVDNPFLKTVLPAIIAALLVVIAGRLSLKTLPAWTDVATKVSSTGVNFGSLDGIRGLAALLVLAQHTGVVRGSGMFAVWLFFALSGFLLSTPFVRQPERALSYPYMAHYLLRRFKRIVPMYFTMITITILFLGKFDVAFRHYLFLQANGHYWTVAQEMFFYLILPAVMITSTLLFRNRRLPALLFFAAVAAVAHAYLTISVVPLYGNNVTLRPMVGIFLIGVFCAFLFAYLTENHRKRLENPVVQQGLSFFGLGLFVVCMILADHLIGRFSAYDAVNRPGWFGIAAGTIILFTLLSEGRLLSKVMGWLPLRAVGVVSFSFYLLHPMMISCVRGTADYFFGYYPTGWVLFLLSGSVTYLLSLFAYTYIERPFIISAAAAQGPGSSKKTPVHAATAGGLRN